One window from the genome of Anguilla rostrata isolate EN2019 chromosome 5, ASM1855537v3, whole genome shotgun sequence encodes:
- the LOC135255190 gene encoding golgin subfamily A member 6-like protein 6, with protein sequence METEARREREQRKSEREMLEKVVQVLQEQGLLMTGESLEDLRGLREELRSERQRMQQERNCMERLRLAERQQWEEEKASWQREMREFRQQWEEEKASWQRECMRVLESMEHERRAYRRELAQQQRNLEVWRQWEECQLREQVERFQQSEMWRREREEEQCRAEMYELHQRWEEQHHRIQASMSELHEDWRNFEELNHREREYVLELFEGLRREWVTWAEQRMQERNILEEERETREHDLRKEREQWRKQREFMEFAYERMELQHEMEIERLEVEIRELRSLILHITEVKTERESTEETYEPVTQATGETTAVLIEEGISEREMENERNLVTVGIESSERESKKEEKESQKHKKKKSFWSLFHCRKRVTTKKECKEETVGQSALNLRKVGKLTSHILAGESSRETEKKTEGEANVSKTETEQEQKQNKKTKGFWSAWRGKK encoded by the coding sequence ATGGAGACTGaggcaaggagagagagggagcaacgcaagagtgagagggagatgCTGGAGAAAGTTGTGCAGGTTCTTCAGGAACAGGGCCTCCTGATGACCGGGGAGAGCCTGGAGGATCTAAGAGGACTGAGGGAAGAGCTGAGGAGTGAAAGGCAGCGCATGCAGCAGGAGAGGAACTGCATGGAGCGGCTGAGGCTTGCAGAAAGACAGCAGTGGGAAGAGGAGAAGGCCTCCTGgcagagggagatgagagagtTCAGACAGCAGTGGGAAGAGGAGAAGGCCTCCTGGCAGAGGGAGTGCATGCGAGTGCTGGAGAGCATGGAGCATGAGAGGAGGGCATACAGGAGGGAGTTGGCACAGCAACAACGAAACCTGGAAGTGTGGAGGCAGTGGGAGGAGTGCCAATTAAGAGAACAGGTAGAGCGGTTTCAGCAGTCTGAAATGTGGAGGAGAGAGCGTGAGGAGGAACAGTGCAGAGCAGAGATGTACGAATTGCATCAGCGGTGGGAAGAGCAGCACCACAGAATACAGGCCTCGATGTCTGAGCTGCATGAAGACTGGAGGAACTTTGAGGAGCTGAACCACAGAGAACGGGAGTACGTGTTAGAGCTCTTTGAAGGGCTGAGGAGAGAATGGGTCACCTGGGCAGAACAGAGAATGCAGGAGAGAAACATTCTGGAGGAGGAACGAGAAACCAGGGAACATGACctgaggaaagagagggagcagtggaggaagcagagggaaTTCATGGAGTTTGCATATGAGCGCATGGAACTCCAACATGAGATGGAAATAGAAAGGTTGGAAGTGGAGATAAGGGAACTGAGATCACTTATCTTACACATAACTGAGGtgaaaactgagagagagagcactgaggAGACGTACGAGCCGGTCACCCAGGCCACGGGAGAGACAACTGCGGTTCTGATAGAGGAGGGGatcagtgagagagaaatggagaacgAGCGGAACCTCGTCACAGTGGGGATAGAAagcagtgagagggagagcaagaaagaggagaaagaaagccagaaacacaagaagaaaaagagtTTTTGGTCACTGTTTCACTGTAGAAAGCGAGtcaccacaaaaaaagagtGCAAAGAGGAGACAGTTGGACAAAGTGCTCTGAACTTGAGGAAAGTGGGAAAATTGACAAGTCACATACTAGCTGGGGAGAGCAGCAGGGAGACTGAGaagaagacagagggagaggccaATGTCAGTAAGACTGAAACAgagcaagaacaaaaacagaacaagaagACAAAAGGTTTCTGGTCTGCCTGGCGTGGGAAAAAATAA